In the genome of Flavobacterium panacagri, one region contains:
- a CDS encoding SAM hydrolase/SAM-dependent halogenase family protein, producing the protein MSIITLTTDYGLKDHFVGSLKGKILSENPEVQIIDISHDIDPFNTAEASYIIGASYLSFPKGTVHLIGVDIERNKENQHIAMQWNDHYFICADNGILSMLTQKIVPQKIVAINIHDRFPIESTDLDIFIQVASHLSKGGLLNVIGKEITSIKEATELQPVVADDGNSVKGNIIYIDHFGNVVTNISKKQFLEISRGRPYEIVMKPKSIKTILPNYSAIATSDKYPIKTYEGEKLAIFNEAGFLEIAIFRSNPSKVGSANSLLGLNYRDVITIKFS; encoded by the coding sequence ATGTCAATAATTACCCTAACTACAGACTACGGCTTAAAAGATCACTTTGTGGGGTCGCTGAAGGGTAAAATACTTTCTGAAAATCCAGAGGTTCAAATCATTGACATTTCTCATGACATTGACCCCTTTAATACTGCTGAGGCAAGTTATATTATTGGAGCTTCTTATTTAAGCTTTCCAAAAGGAACTGTACATCTTATTGGTGTCGATATTGAACGCAATAAAGAAAACCAGCATATCGCCATGCAATGGAACGATCACTATTTTATTTGTGCTGATAATGGGATTTTAAGTATGCTGACGCAGAAAATCGTTCCGCAAAAAATTGTGGCTATCAATATTCACGATCGTTTTCCAATCGAGTCTACAGATTTGGATATTTTTATTCAGGTTGCTTCTCATTTATCCAAAGGCGGATTATTGAATGTCATTGGAAAGGAAATTACTTCAATAAAAGAAGCTACAGAACTACAACCTGTTGTAGCAGATGACGGAAATTCTGTAAAAGGCAATATCATTTACATCGACCATTTTGGAAATGTTGTCACTAATATTTCTAAAAAACAATTCTTAGAAATTTCACGCGGTCGTCCGTATGAAATTGTCATGAAACCAAAAAGCATCAAGACAATTTTGCCCAATTATTCGGCTATTGCAACTTCAGACAAATATCCGATTAAGACTTATGAAGGAGAAAAACTGGCTATTTTTAATGAAGCTGGTTTTTTGGAAATTGCCATTTTTAGAAGTAATCCTTCTAAAGTAGGTTCTGCGAATAGTTTACTTGGACTGAATTATCGTGATGTTATAACGATTAAATTCTCCTAA
- a CDS encoding PhoH family protein gives MNERIIELVDIAPKEFWGAQDSHLEIIKKYYPKLKIVARGTTLKAFGEKEVLDEFEKRFQRLMLHFTRYNNIDDNVIERVIMSDGQEEKRTYDHDKILVHGVGGKIIKAMTPNQQLLVDTIKKNDMVFAIGPAGTGKTYTGVAMAVKMLKDKEVKRIILTRPAVEAGENLGFLPGDMKEKLDPYMQPLYDALRDMLPNEKLEDYILKGIIQIAPLAFMRGRTLDNAFVILDEAQNTTHSQMKMFLTRMGKNAKFMITGDPGQVDLPRRTISGLKEAILVLKDIEGIGIIYLDDKDIVRHRLVKKVIDAYKQIENHD, from the coding sequence TTGAACGAAAGAATAATCGAGCTAGTAGATATTGCTCCAAAAGAGTTTTGGGGTGCGCAGGACAGCCATTTAGAAATCATTAAAAAGTATTACCCAAAGCTTAAAATCGTAGCGCGAGGGACAACTTTAAAAGCATTTGGCGAAAAAGAAGTTTTAGACGAATTCGAAAAAAGATTTCAGAGATTAATGCTTCATTTTACTCGTTATAATAATATCGACGACAATGTAATTGAACGTGTTATTATGAGTGATGGCCAAGAAGAGAAAAGAACATACGATCATGACAAAATCTTAGTTCATGGTGTTGGCGGTAAGATTATCAAAGCGATGACGCCAAATCAGCAATTGCTTGTTGATACCATTAAGAAAAATGATATGGTCTTTGCGATTGGTCCTGCTGGAACCGGAAAAACATATACCGGTGTCGCTATGGCGGTTAAAATGTTAAAAGATAAAGAAGTAAAAAGGATCATCCTGACACGTCCTGCTGTTGAAGCTGGAGAAAACCTTGGATTTCTTCCTGGGGACATGAAGGAAAAATTGGATCCTTACATGCAGCCACTTTACGATGCGCTGCGTGACATGCTTCCAAACGAAAAACTCGAAGATTACATCTTAAAAGGAATTATTCAAATTGCTCCTCTGGCGTTTATGCGTGGACGAACGCTTGATAACGCCTTCGTAATCCTTGATGAAGCACAAAACACCACCCATTCACAAATGAAAATGTTTTTAACTCGTATGGGAAAAAACGCCAAATTTATGATTACGGGTGATCCTGGACAGGTCGATTTACCAAGAAGAACTATTTCTGGTCTTAAAGAAGCTATTTTGGTACTGAAAGACATTGAAGGCATCGGAATTATTTATCTGGATGATAAAGATATCGTCCGCCACAGATTGGTTAAAAAGGTAATTGACGCTTATAAACAAATTGAGAATCACGATTAA
- a CDS encoding Cof-type HAD-IIB family hydrolase: MTKLKNIKVVVSDLDGTLLNPQHRISDYTKSIFQELHNQGYLIVVATGRHHLDAMAIIETLEVPVYLVSSNGGRIHSPNKEELFAFNLDSDVVKAALNIEIDPDVTVVLFKENVWQTNKWNERLNSFQAELKYRPELVDYKTIEDFKAIKIFFSCDNHEKLLKVRDAVLANSSEHLHHAFSLPTCLEFMDKSVDKAVAIAKVLEKEGFSMDQAVSFGDGFNDLQMLSATGRGLIMGNAPSILKDALPDLEVIKTNAEDGVARYIASKILDKELAPN, encoded by the coding sequence ATGACAAAACTTAAAAATATAAAAGTTGTAGTAAGTGACCTTGACGGAACTTTACTCAACCCACAACACAGAATTTCAGATTATACTAAATCAATTTTTCAAGAGCTTCATAATCAAGGTTATTTGATTGTTGTAGCTACAGGGCGTCATCATCTTGATGCAATGGCCATTATCGAAACACTTGAAGTGCCAGTTTATTTGGTAAGTTCTAACGGAGGAAGAATTCATTCGCCAAACAAAGAAGAACTTTTTGCTTTTAATTTAGACAGCGATGTGGTTAAAGCGGCTTTGAATATTGAAATCGATCCAGATGTTACGGTTGTCTTATTTAAAGAAAATGTTTGGCAGACGAATAAATGGAACGAAAGATTAAATTCGTTTCAAGCTGAATTAAAATACCGTCCAGAATTAGTAGATTATAAAACTATTGAAGACTTCAAGGCAATTAAAATCTTCTTTTCATGCGATAATCACGAAAAATTGTTGAAAGTGAGAGATGCAGTTTTAGCCAATTCTTCAGAGCATTTGCATCATGCTTTTAGCTTACCAACTTGCTTGGAATTTATGGATAAGTCTGTGGATAAAGCAGTAGCAATTGCAAAAGTTTTAGAAAAAGAAGGATTCAGCATGGATCAAGCAGTTTCGTTTGGAGATGGTTTTAATGATTTACAAATGTTGTCAGCAACTGGGAGAGGATTAATTATGGGCAATGCTCCTTCAATCTTAAAAGATGCTTTGCCTGATTTAGAAGTAATTAAAACTAATGCTGAAGATGGTGTAGCAAGATATATTGCATCTAAAATTTTAGATAAAGAACTAGCACCTAACTAA
- a CDS encoding S9 family peptidase, translating into MTKNIFTAVFLFLSVLGNAQELKLEEIMKGESFIGNQPTNGRWSLDGKKVYFEWNPKDELGSSTYFWQKGMSKPEIVSPKEAVFSQQDFKTKPGSDLVYYLDNGSLFSYSIQSKTAKKLIQQSSGISNLQLGTQAGVLFYEQNDNIFKYDTKAGTILQITNFSKGIKKDVKPDAESFLAVQQKELFQFIRDKEAKKQWNLDKSKAVKSDFAKQYFYGNDQFAGVQVNPNGNYATFILVEEPEIKREKMEVFITADGYNQSPETKEKVSIKNFVKTKFGIYSVAKDSVYYVNFSTLSHIQDTPKYFELYDNLKNKAKEDKLVIPQAPIYNENGTLAIVEIRSQDNKDRWLVNLNLDKGTFEEIEYQHDDAWIGGPGIPSYSFSSGNLGFLADNETIYFQSEETGYSHLYTLNLKTKKKTQLTKGNWEVRDLILAKAKNTFYLTTNTTHPGNREFYKLALADGILQPILTKNGAHEVVLSPDEKSLLVRYSYKNIPWDFYVSDNKKDAVLQQISSSVSEDFKKYKWREPEVITFKAQDGTPVNARLYAPKSENANKAAVIFVHGAGYLQNAHNFWSNYYREYMFHNLLTDLGYTVLDIDYRGSDGYGRDFRTGIYRFMGGKDLSDHLDGKKYLVEKYGIDANRIGIYGGSYGGFITLMGMLTTPGEFKSGAALRSVTDWAHYNHGYTGNILNFPETDPEAYKKSSPIYFADNLKGNLVMLHGMVDDNVEYKDIVRLSQRFIELQKKNWTLASFPVESHGFKETYSWIDEYSRILNLFNSTLLK; encoded by the coding sequence ATGACAAAGAACATTTTTACCGCCGTCTTTTTATTTCTTTCAGTTTTAGGAAATGCACAAGAATTGAAGTTAGAAGAAATAATGAAAGGGGAATCTTTTATTGGAAATCAACCCACAAACGGACGCTGGTCTTTAGATGGTAAAAAGGTCTATTTTGAATGGAACCCAAAAGATGAACTAGGCTCAAGTACCTATTTCTGGCAAAAAGGAATGTCAAAACCAGAAATTGTATCTCCAAAAGAAGCTGTTTTTTCGCAGCAGGATTTTAAAACAAAACCAGGGTCAGATTTGGTTTATTATTTGGACAACGGAAGTTTATTTTCGTATTCGATCCAATCTAAAACAGCAAAAAAGTTAATTCAGCAATCTTCGGGAATATCTAATTTACAGTTAGGTACTCAAGCTGGAGTATTGTTTTATGAGCAAAATGATAATATTTTTAAATACGATACCAAAGCAGGTACAATTTTACAAATTACTAATTTCAGTAAAGGAATTAAAAAGGATGTAAAACCAGATGCTGAATCTTTTTTAGCTGTACAGCAAAAAGAATTATTCCAGTTTATAAGAGATAAAGAAGCAAAAAAACAATGGAATCTTGATAAAAGTAAAGCTGTCAAATCTGATTTTGCAAAGCAGTATTTTTATGGAAATGATCAGTTTGCAGGAGTTCAGGTAAATCCAAATGGAAATTATGCTACTTTTATTTTGGTTGAAGAACCAGAAATTAAGAGGGAAAAAATGGAAGTTTTTATAACGGCAGATGGTTATAATCAGAGCCCAGAAACAAAAGAAAAAGTTTCGATAAAGAATTTCGTAAAGACTAAATTCGGGATCTATTCTGTAGCTAAAGATTCTGTTTATTATGTGAATTTTTCAACTTTAAGTCATATTCAGGATACTCCTAAATATTTTGAATTATATGATAATTTAAAAAATAAAGCCAAAGAAGATAAGTTAGTAATTCCTCAAGCACCGATTTATAATGAGAATGGAACGCTGGCAATAGTAGAGATCAGAAGTCAAGATAATAAAGACAGATGGCTGGTAAATTTAAATTTAGATAAAGGTACTTTTGAAGAAATCGAATATCAGCATGATGATGCTTGGATTGGTGGCCCAGGAATTCCTTCTTATTCGTTTTCTTCTGGAAATTTAGGTTTTTTAGCTGATAATGAAACTATTTATTTTCAGTCAGAGGAGACAGGTTATTCACATTTGTACACTTTAAATCTAAAAACTAAAAAGAAAACACAGCTCACTAAAGGAAATTGGGAAGTTCGTGATTTGATTTTAGCAAAAGCTAAAAATACATTTTACTTAACAACAAATACTACTCATCCTGGAAATAGAGAGTTTTATAAGCTTGCATTGGCTGATGGAATTTTACAGCCAATTTTAACTAAAAATGGGGCACATGAAGTAGTTTTGTCGCCTGATGAGAAATCACTTTTAGTCCGTTATTCCTATAAAAATATTCCTTGGGATTTTTATGTTTCAGACAATAAAAAGGACGCAGTTTTACAGCAGATTTCTTCTTCAGTTTCAGAAGATTTCAAAAAATACAAATGGAGAGAACCAGAAGTCATTACATTTAAAGCACAGGATGGAACTCCTGTAAATGCAAGATTGTACGCGCCAAAGTCTGAAAATGCCAATAAAGCGGCAGTAATTTTTGTGCATGGTGCTGGTTATCTTCAAAACGCACATAATTTCTGGAGCAATTACTACAGAGAATACATGTTTCATAATTTGCTGACCGATTTAGGATATACAGTTTTAGACATTGATTATAGAGGAAGCGATGGTTATGGACGTGATTTTAGAACGGGAATTTATCGTTTTATGGGAGGAAAAGATTTATCTGATCATCTTGATGGTAAAAAATATTTGGTAGAAAAATATGGAATTGATGCCAATAGAATAGGAATTTATGGAGGATCATATGGAGGTTTTATTACTTTGATGGGAATGCTGACAACTCCAGGCGAATTTAAGTCGGGTGCAGCTTTGCGTTCGGTAACAGATTGGGCACATTATAATCATGGATATACAGGAAACATTTTAAATTTCCCTGAAACTGATCCCGAAGCATACAAAAAAAGTTCGCCTATTTATTTTGCTGATAATTTAAAAGGAAACCTTGTAATGCTGCACGGAATGGTTGACGACAATGTTGAATATAAAGATATTGTGCGTTTGTCACAGCGTTTTATCGAGCTGCAAAAAAAGAATTGGACTTTGGCATCGTTTCCGGTTGAATCTCATGGTTTCAAAGAAACATACTCTTGGATAGATGAATACAGCAGAATTTTAAATTTATTTAATTCGACGCTTTTGAAATAA
- a CDS encoding phosphoribosylaminoimidazolesuccinocarboxamide synthase — protein sequence MSNTITTTNFNFPNQKSVYRGKVREVYNINDELLVMVATDRLSAFDVVLPKGIPYKGQILNQIATKFMELTQDIVPNWLIATPDPNVAVGHLCEPFKVEMVIRGYLSGHAAREYAAGRKQICGVAMAEGLKENDKFPEPIITPTTKADNGSHDEDISREDILAKGIVSEEDYLVLEKYTRALFQRGTEIAAERGLILVDTKYEFGKTKDGVIVLIDEIHTPDSSRYFYAEGYAERQEKGEEQKQLSKEFVRRWLIENGFQGQEGQQIPNMTDEYIESVSERYIELYENILGEKFVKADIDNIDQRIEKNVLDYLKSI from the coding sequence ATGAGTAATACAATCACAACTACAAATTTTAATTTTCCGAATCAGAAATCGGTTTACCGCGGAAAAGTTAGAGAAGTTTATAATATCAACGACGAACTTTTGGTAATGGTAGCAACCGACAGACTTTCTGCTTTTGATGTAGTTTTACCAAAAGGAATTCCATATAAAGGACAAATCTTAAATCAGATTGCGACTAAATTTATGGAATTGACTCAGGATATTGTTCCGAATTGGTTGATTGCAACTCCAGATCCAAACGTTGCGGTTGGACACTTATGTGAGCCTTTTAAAGTAGAAATGGTAATTCGTGGTTATTTGTCAGGACATGCAGCACGTGAATATGCTGCAGGAAGAAAACAAATCTGCGGTGTTGCTATGGCTGAAGGTTTAAAAGAAAATGATAAATTTCCAGAACCAATTATTACGCCAACTACAAAGGCTGATAACGGTTCTCATGATGAAGATATTTCTCGTGAAGACATTTTAGCTAAAGGAATTGTTTCTGAAGAAGATTATTTAGTTTTAGAAAAATATACTCGTGCTTTATTTCAAAGAGGAACTGAAATTGCGGCTGAAAGAGGTTTAATTTTAGTGGATACGAAATATGAATTCGGAAAAACAAAAGATGGTGTTATTGTTTTAATTGACGAAATTCACACACCAGATTCTTCTCGTTATTTTTATGCGGAAGGATATGCTGAAAGACAAGAAAAAGGAGAAGAGCAAAAACAATTATCAAAGGAGTTTGTTCGCCGCTGGTTGATCGAAAATGGTTTCCAAGGACAAGAGGGACAACAAATTCCTAATATGACAGACGAATATATTGAGTCTGTTTCTGAAAGATATATCGAATTATATGAGAATATTTTAGGAGAAAAATTTGTAAAAGCAGATATAGACAATATTGATCAACGTATTGAAAAAAATGTATTAGATTATCTGAAAAGTATCTAA
- a CDS encoding glycoside hydrolase family 26 protein, whose amino-acid sequence MKFITNKNALLFVCLTAGHFLFAQLDKKATKETKNLYRNLKTISKKHILFGHQHALEYGHGWSNEPNRSDVKSVTGSHPAVVGIDFSDFSGRSDEQFQKTKEILRKNVINTYERGGVTTVSWHFNNPASEGGFYWKDGISTASMALIKPGGSHHEKYKEILKRIADFAHSVKAKNGTLAPMIFRPYHEFDGDWFWWGKSHTSKEDFIAVWQFTVSYLRDILGVHNFIYAFSPDNQFNSESEYLERYPGDNYVDMLGMDDYGDFGRDGKYDLEAGLKKLKIFSDLAIKKKKLAAFTETGLESIPNEKWWTEVLLKTLKSDNLQLAYVLVWRNDITSPTHYYAPFPGQVSEKDFVKFYEDPFTLFEKDLKNLYTKKLSLK is encoded by the coding sequence ATGAAATTTATAACGAATAAAAATGCCCTTCTATTTGTATGTCTTACAGCAGGGCATTTTCTTTTTGCCCAGCTTGATAAAAAGGCAACAAAAGAAACTAAAAACCTTTATCGAAATTTAAAAACAATTTCCAAAAAACATATCCTTTTTGGGCATCAGCATGCTTTGGAGTATGGACATGGATGGAGTAACGAACCAAATCGTTCTGATGTAAAATCGGTGACGGGATCACATCCTGCAGTTGTTGGAATCGATTTCAGTGATTTTTCAGGACGTTCTGATGAGCAATTTCAAAAGACAAAGGAAATATTAAGAAAAAATGTAATCAACACTTATGAAAGAGGAGGAGTAACTACAGTTTCATGGCATTTTAATAATCCAGCTTCTGAGGGCGGTTTTTACTGGAAAGATGGAATTTCAACTGCCTCTATGGCTTTGATAAAACCAGGTGGCTCTCATCACGAAAAGTACAAAGAAATTTTAAAAAGAATCGCTGATTTTGCACATTCTGTCAAAGCAAAAAATGGAACGCTTGCTCCAATGATTTTCAGGCCTTATCATGAGTTTGATGGTGACTGGTTTTGGTGGGGAAAATCACATACTTCTAAAGAAGATTTTATTGCAGTCTGGCAGTTTACGGTTTCGTATTTGAGAGATATTTTGGGAGTACATAATTTTATTTATGCTTTCTCTCCAGATAATCAATTTAATTCAGAATCAGAATATTTGGAACGTTATCCAGGTGATAATTATGTTGATATGCTTGGTATGGATGACTATGGAGATTTTGGACGTGATGGTAAATATGATTTAGAAGCAGGTTTGAAAAAGCTCAAGATTTTCTCCGATTTAGCTATTAAAAAGAAAAAGTTAGCTGCTTTTACAGAAACAGGCTTAGAGTCTATTCCGAATGAAAAATGGTGGACAGAAGTTTTGTTGAAAACATTAAAATCAGACAATCTTCAATTGGCTTACGTTTTAGTATGGAGAAATGACATAACAAGTCCAACACATTATTATGCCCCTTTTCCTGGACAGGTTAGTGAAAAAGATTTTGTAAAATTCTATGAAGATCCTTTCACTTTATTTGAAAAAGATTTGAAAAATCTATATACTAAAAAGCTTAGTTTGAAATAA
- a CDS encoding ankyrin repeat domain-containing protein — translation MKKTVIILGTALVVFTNFAMASNQKPAIKNQIETSSNSSSALHKAVCKGDLEGVKKIIEYGTNVNKIIRNMTPLMLAARYNHVEIVKVLLANGANPYIENDHGFRALDYAKYANAEGSAAILKDLK, via the coding sequence ATGAAAAAAACGGTAATTATTTTAGGAACGGCTTTGGTCGTATTTACAAATTTTGCAATGGCTTCTAATCAAAAGCCAGCAATTAAAAATCAAATCGAAACTTCTAGCAATTCATCATCTGCTTTACACAAAGCTGTATGTAAAGGAGATCTCGAAGGTGTAAAAAAAATTATTGAATATGGAACAAATGTCAATAAAATTATAAGAAACATGACGCCTTTAATGCTGGCAGCTCGCTACAATCATGTCGAAATCGTAAAAGTTTTATTGGCTAATGGAGCAAATCCTTACATCGAAAATGATCACGGATTTAGAGCTTTGGATTATGCGAAATACGCAAATGCGGAAGGCTCTGCAGCTATTTTAAAAGATTTGAAGTAA
- a CDS encoding SRPBCC family protein: MIIIKRILIILILIISIVLITAHFMPKEYAVEREIVINKPTDSVFNYVKSLKNQNQFSVWANMDPKMKVSYKGVDGSVGSISSWQSNVKEVGVGEQEITKITKNRRIDFALRFKKPMEDTAVAFMSTEPASGNQTKVKWGISGVIPYPTNIMLPMLKMDQMIGNDLQRGLENLKDKME, translated from the coding sequence ATGATTATTATCAAAAGAATACTTATCATATTAATTTTGATTATTTCAATTGTATTAATTACAGCTCATTTTATGCCGAAAGAATATGCTGTAGAACGAGAAATTGTAATAAACAAACCTACAGACAGCGTTTTCAATTATGTAAAATCACTTAAGAATCAAAATCAATTTAGTGTTTGGGCTAATATGGATCCCAAAATGAAAGTAAGTTATAAAGGAGTTGATGGCTCCGTTGGTTCAATATCTTCTTGGCAAAGTAATGTAAAAGAAGTAGGTGTTGGCGAGCAGGAAATCACTAAAATAACCAAAAACAGGCGTATCGATTTTGCTCTCCGATTTAAAAAACCAATGGAAGATACTGCTGTTGCATTCATGTCTACTGAACCTGCGTCAGGAAATCAGACAAAAGTTAAATGGGGAATCAGCGGTGTAATTCCATATCCCACAAACATTATGCTTCCTATGTTAAAAATGGATCAAATGATTGGTAATGATTTACAGAGAGGTCTTGAAAACTTAAAAGATAAAATGGAATAA
- a CDS encoding ankyrin repeat domain-containing protein: MKKSVIYLGLALVTFGNVAMASNGVSTLKNPIERTGYTSNPLNVAISKGDLETVKKFIEYGADVNLISEDLTPLMTAARYNKHEIIKVLLANGARPERKNDKGYTALKYAELSNASEAIALLKDLK; this comes from the coding sequence ATGAAAAAATCAGTTATTTATTTAGGACTTGCCTTAGTTACATTTGGAAATGTTGCAATGGCTTCAAATGGAGTTTCAACTTTGAAAAATCCAATCGAACGTACAGGTTACACATCAAATCCTTTAAACGTTGCTATTAGTAAAGGGGATTTGGAAACTGTTAAGAAATTTATCGAGTATGGAGCAGATGTAAATCTAATCTCTGAAGATTTAACTCCTTTAATGACAGCCGCCCGTTACAACAAACATGAAATTATCAAAGTTTTATTAGCAAATGGTGCACGTCCTGAAAGAAAAAATGATAAAGGTTATACTGCATTAAAATATGCTGAATTATCAAATGCTTCAGAAGCAATAGCTCTTTTGAAAGATTTAAAATAA